The Dioscorea cayenensis subsp. rotundata cultivar TDr96_F1 chromosome 8, TDr96_F1_v2_PseudoChromosome.rev07_lg8_w22 25.fasta, whole genome shotgun sequence genome segment tcaTCTTGACATGTTGAATTTGATGTTGGGACCCAGCACTAGACCATAACTTTACATGATGCTTAATCTTGGCAGCAATGGCATAGACTTGCATGTATGGTTCtgacttttaaaatatttttggcaAGCCCCTCTTTCATCATGAATCTGCATGGGTTGTTTTTGAGGTGCCACCTTTGAAAGGTCTTActtaaagtaaaaaattatctatatttatcTGTTCGTTGCTTTGGGATCTTCTTGACCATGCTTTATGCTGTAAAATGGGTTGATGATAATGGTAATGGTTTTAGTGATCGTACTTCTGGTtaatgatgattaagatgtttcTATTTAGAAGTGCATACTATTTAGTTTAGTTTATGAGAACATCTTTATCTGCAAGAAGGAAGATGTCACGCTGGCACCATGACTTTGAATTGCGTATGTATCCGCAATGTGCTGCGAAGTGCTTCTTATTCTCTGTTCAACTGCAGTACATTAGTTTGTTCCATCTGGGGCTTGTTTGTGCTTGGAAATCTTGACAAATGTTGTGAACTGCTCTGCCATTAGGGGAAGAAAGGTGTGGTAGAAATTGTTTGTGAAAGAAGATAACGTTTTCCCTAACAAGCTTAAGAAAGCATTTCAAACCATTTAATCCTAATCTATCTTGTCacctttcttttttatatatattttatttgcattacaATCTCCGATTCATTTTTCTTTGCTTATCATGTTCATTTGGATCCTCTAAATTTTGTTGTCATATTTGTTCTTGTGGCTGTATTACCAGCAACCTATATTGCAGTGTCCCCTATGCCCTTCTTGTGAGCACTTGCCACAGACACTGATAAAGGGATAAGCTATAGGAAGATGGCTTACTATGGAGATGAGGAAGAAAGCCAGgattatcttttcaaaattgttCTGATTGGTGACTCTGCTGTTGGCAAATCAAATCTACTCGCCAGATTTGCTCGGAATGAGTTCTATCCAAACTCAAAGTCAACTATTGGAGTTGAATTTCAAACTCAGAAGATGGACATTGATGGGAGGGAAATCAAAGCTCAGATTTGGGACACTGCAGGACAGGAGCGTTTCAGAGCTGTGACATCTGCATACTACAGGGGAGCTGTTGGAGCGCTGGTGGTGTATGATATCAGCAGGCGGCAGACATTTGATAGTGTTGGCCGGTGGCTTAATGAACTTCACAGTAAGCTCTAACCTTAAAATAGCATCAAATCAAACTGCCTCACAGGTGAACTTGAATTAAATGACAATTATTGTTTCTTGGTGTTGATTGATGATGTCTACATTCATATTAATCTGTGACCTGTTGTTCTCTgaatattttaatgaaattgcATTGAAACAATGGGGCAATAGACTATTCTAGCAAGTagatattttaatgaaattgcGTTAAAACAATGGGCAATACAATAGAATGGTCTGGCTAATTCTTTATGCAAGAGTTTCGTGTTTGGAAGAAATATCTACTTGCTCGAatcatcatcatgatcaagATTTTGTTGGAAAACAATTTTATCCAGGAACTAATTTAATTTCATCATGCGTCTTGTTACTTTTAACAGCTCACTCTGATATGAATGTTGTGACTATTCTGGTGGGCAACAAAACTGACCTTGAGGAGGCCAGGGAGGTTAGCACTGCAGAGGGGAAATTACTAGCTGAGGCTCAAGGCCTCTTCTTCATGGAAACCTCGGCATTGGACTCGTCCAATGTTAAAGCAGCCTTTGAGACAGTTGTTAAAGAGATCTATGATATATTGAGGAGGAAGGTCTTCCAATCCCAAGAGCACAAGAAGCTTGAAAGCTCGTCACTGGGGAATGGCAGGACAGTGGTTTTGCAAGGGGGCACAGGTGAAACAGATGACAAGGCCGCTAGAAACTGGTGTTGTTCTTCATCTTAGGAATATTGTAGTCCtttacttttccttttcttctgcTGTTTATGTTTCTCATCCTCTAGTTTGTTCCTTGTGTTTGTAAAGGAATATTTATTTTCAGATATATGTGTTGatgataaattttgttattttgggcTGGAAGGAAGGTTAGGGATGATTGGAAATTTGGAATAGGAAAACCAtcagtaaaagaaaagtcagaTATATGTCTTGTAGCTTTACTTTACTATATATGAGAGCTCGCTCTTAAACTTGAAGTCCATGTGTTGTGTTGCCTTGCTTTCCTCAATTTCAGCAACAAGAATTGGATTCTTGGTTTTTTTGCGCAACTTTTATATCATTCATAGGTGCTATGAGgggatgtgtgtgtgtgtgtgtgtgtgcatatatGGAGCTGGAATTGATGTCTTTACGTGTAAATTATTGCAACATGCGCTTATAT includes the following:
- the LOC120267406 gene encoding ras-related protein RABA5a; this translates as MAYYGDEEESQDYLFKIVLIGDSAVGKSNLLARFARNEFYPNSKSTIGVEFQTQKMDIDGREIKAQIWDTAGQERFRAVTSAYYRGAVGALVVYDISRRQTFDSVGRWLNELHTHSDMNVVTILVGNKTDLEEAREVSTAEGKLLAEAQGLFFMETSALDSSNVKAAFETVVKEIYDILRRKVFQSQEHKKLESSSLGNGRTVVLQGGTGETDDKAARNWCCSSS